Proteins encoded in a region of the Armatimonadota bacterium genome:
- a CDS encoding cytochrome c oxidase subunit 2 produces the protein MKGVALLPDTASTFAQQVDLLFWFLTAVTVFFTLLIAGLVLYFAYRYRRGSPASRAGAKETDLRLEIGWSLIPLTVGLIVFVWATKLYADAYGPPPDNALEIFVIGKQWMWHLQHPNGIRENNELHIPAGRPVKLTLISQDVIHSFFVPAFRIKRDVLPGRYNTVWFTPTRPGKYHLFCAEYCGTQHSRMIGWVYVMEPAEYEKWLASGGEARPGAIASGAGTMAGVSTASLVQAGEQLYKQLRCNACHGATDGQRGPTHYGLFGKKVKLRDGTVVVADEAYIRESILRPLAKVVDGYEPIMPSYEGLLNEERTLQLVAYIKSLKKPVQTAEVKP, from the coding sequence ATGAAAGGGGTAGCACTGCTTCCCGACACCGCCAGCACTTTTGCCCAGCAAGTGGACCTGCTCTTCTGGTTCCTGACGGCGGTGACGGTGTTCTTTACACTGCTGATAGCCGGGCTGGTGTTGTACTTCGCCTATCGATACCGGCGCGGTTCACCCGCCAGCCGTGCGGGCGCCAAAGAGACCGACCTCCGGTTGGAAATCGGCTGGTCGCTAATACCGCTTACCGTCGGGCTGATTGTGTTCGTGTGGGCAACGAAGCTGTACGCCGATGCATACGGACCTCCGCCCGACAACGCGCTGGAGATATTCGTTATCGGCAAGCAATGGATGTGGCATTTACAGCACCCTAACGGCATTCGCGAGAACAACGAGCTGCACATCCCTGCAGGTAGACCAGTGAAACTGACCTTGATTTCGCAGGATGTGATTCACAGCTTCTTCGTGCCAGCGTTCCGCATCAAGCGTGACGTGCTGCCTGGCAGGTACAACACAGTTTGGTTCACACCTACCAGGCCCGGCAAATACCATCTGTTCTGCGCGGAGTACTGCGGCACACAGCACTCGCGCATGATTGGCTGGGTGTATGTGATGGAGCCGGCGGAGTACGAGAAGTGGCTTGCCAGCGGCGGTGAAGCCCGTCCGGGCGCGATAGCCAGCGGAGCAGGCACCATGGCAGGAGTGTCTACCGCCTCCCTGGTACAGGCGGGTGAGCAGCTCTACAAACAGCTGCGCTGTAACGCCTGTCACGGTGCGACCGACGGACAGCGGGGTCCAACGCACTATGGACTGTTCGGCAAAAAAGTGAAACTGCGCGACGGTACTGTGGTGGTAGCAGACGAGGCGTACATTCGCGAGTCCATCCTGCGCCCTCTGGCGAAAGTAGTGGACGGCTACGAACCCATCATGCCCAGCTATGAGGGATTGCTGAACGAGGAGCGCACCCTGCAACTCGTCGCCTACATCAAGTCGCTGAAGAAACCGGTGCAGACTGCGGA